The Streptomyces tendae DNA segment CGTGCGAGGCCTCCGGGTCGGCGGCGACGGCGACGAGGCCGCGGATCTCCCGGGCGCAGTCGTCGAGCAGCGCGAGTACCCGGCGCGCCCGCCGCTTGCGGCCGAGCATGGGGTTGAGCGGGTGCACGAGCGGCGCCACCGACAGGCGTACCCGGGCGAGGAGCTGCTCCAGCTCCGTGACCGTGGGCGCCGGGTCGGCGTCCGGTGTCCCGGCGAGCCGTGCGGCCGTCTGCGCGGTGCAGGCGTGGACGCAGCGCAGCGCCCGCTGGATCCAGGCGTCGGTGACGCTGTGGGTGGACACCGGCAGCACGAACACCACCGCCAGGGCGGCGCCCAGCGCACCCACGCCGGTCTCCACCATCCGCAAACCCAGCAGGGCCGGCGTGAGCACGCCGAGGAGGCCGTAGAGCATGGCGGCGAGCACCGTCACCCAGAGCATCATCCAGGTGTACGAGACGGCCGCCGTGTAGAAGATGCCGAAGACGGAGACGGCGACGACCAGGGCCGTGACCGGTCCGTCGCCGTGTGCGGGGACGGCGACGAGCAGCGCGAGCGCGGCGCCGACGACCGTGCCCAGCACCCGGCGGAAGCCGCGCACCAGGGTTTCGCCGCGCGAGGTGGTGTTGACGAAGACCCACCAGCTGGCGCCGACCGCCCAGTACCAGCGCTCCCCGGACACCAGCTGGCCCACGAGCAGGGCGAAGCCGGAGCCCGCGGTCGCCTGGACCGCCTGGCGGGTGGTGATGCGGGCCAGTCCGGTGCCGCCGGGCGGTGCCGGTACGACCGCCGGGGGCAGCCGGCGCTCGTAGCACCACAGCCCGAACCGCACCGCCGCCGCGGTCCCCACGGACAGCAGCACGGAGACGCACAGCTCGGGGAGCTGGGCGGTGTCGGGGTGCAGGAACTGCGCCGCGAAGTAGGTCATGAAGGCGAAGACGCCCAGGCTGTGCCCGCGGGGCCCCCAGCGCCTGGCGTACACGCCCAGCCCGACCACGGCGAGGAAGGCGAGGTCGCGGGCGACCGGCTGGTCCTGGAGCAGCGCGGCGGCGGCGAGGACGGGCAGGCCGGCGGCGGGCAGCAACCCCGTGGTGACGGCCTGCCCGCGGACGGTCGCGTCGGTGACGGT contains these protein-coding regions:
- a CDS encoding FUSC family protein, translated to MLKKVFMAPDPGRIRLRFAARAVLGIGSAVVVCGLAGHSLTGMITGGLAALLALFTVTDATVRGQAVTTGLLPAAGLPVLAAAALLQDQPVARDLAFLAVVGLGVYARRWGPRGHSLGVFAFMTYFAAQFLHPDTAQLPELCVSVLLSVGTAAAVRFGLWCYERRLPPAVVPAPPGGTGLARITTRQAVQATAGSGFALLVGQLVSGERWYWAVGASWWVFVNTTSRGETLVRGFRRVLGTVVGAALALLVAVPAHGDGPVTALVVAVSVFGIFYTAAVSYTWMMLWVTVLAAMLYGLLGVLTPALLGLRMVETGVGALGAALAVVFVLPVSTHSVTDAWIQRALRCVHACTAQTAARLAGTPDADPAPTVTELEQLLARVRLSVAPLVHPLNPMLGRKRRARRVLALLDDCAREIRGLVAVAADPEASHDARLAAACWRVEAAVEALTGGRDIVVRTAPPATEPALAHLHSLERALAELSTPLRTPPGSPLVGT